The genomic interval ttaggaccaaaatattgtaacaaaacaccgcgacaaaagaaatagcaacagataaacacgactcaacaaaagggaagatttcaggagaaaacaatacacagtaaaataacaactagtttttgaattcaaactaaaaataaaacagtttttgctttaaagaaagttgataggcacactataaatggttaggcgcttatacttacatcaaaccctacttaatgtaccacccccggccgagttaaaatgcgtaaccggaaaagaaggtgtgcatgcctggcacgaacactcaaagcgtgttctagcgtgttgctcgtactgactcagagcaagggtgagatgtaggtgtaagggcagtgcgtgttcgtcgggaacctggtgcataagatcggtcaaggcccgttcttacactgaaaattgcgaattgcgaattgcgaaatgTATTCGATCACTTTGATTACACTGCacctacaaaaaatgacaaaaaattctGCGCTAGCTCAAATCGAAGGACAGCAGGAACTTTAGGGTCTCTAGAAACACGTGCTCTATGaagttttcaataatatttagacagggcctaATGGTTTTTCTCTAACATTAACGTAGCGGATTGGCGTTTTCTAGAAATGTGTAGAGTACTACTAAACAAACATTTATCTTCCATGAGCGattttctctacgaaatcggtcttttttaaagaattttattttttgtattttttaatccgactgaaacttttttggtaccttcggtatgcccaaagaagccattttgcatcattagtttgtccatataattttccatacaaatttggcagctgtctgtatcttttcaaagaattttttgatcgatttggtatcttgggcaaagttgttggtatggatacggactgcactgaaaaaaaatgatacagggtaaaacaaattttggtgatttttgatttaacttgttgtcactaaaacttgatttgcaaaaacacactatttttgtcattttttgatattctttAGAAGACAAcagatgccaacttttcagaaatttccaggttgttcaaaaaatctttgaccgagttataaatttttgaatcaatactgtttttttttcaagagatcgaaatattggccgcaaaaatttttcaacttcatttttcaatgtaaaataaaatttgcaatcaaaaagtaccaaagtgaaattttgataaagtgcaccgatttcaagttaaagccattgaTTGGTAAATGTTttggaaatagtcgcagtttttcattttttgaaattagtgcccacttctgaaaagctgagaaaattctctatattttgcttactggaattttgttgatacgacctttagttgctgagatattgccatgcaaaggtttaaatacaggaaaattgatgttttctaagtctcactcaaacaacccacccttttctaatgtcaatatctcagcaactaatggtccgattttcaatggttaaatattaaacattcgtgaaattttgcgattttttcgaaaactgcccataattgaaaatttggctattatgccaaatcaagtattccgagaaaaacgcgttttagtgtttgtcacaaaatctccgtcaaggcaatttcccataagagtggcatattagccgtttggtttttcgcatcggcagccgagtcttaacactaattcagtgaaattcaagttccaggagatgcgttggaGCATCCTCTAccgcctggtgctaatatctcgtttttgtcaaaagtggatcttagccgttttttcaatggtgggcagaaaactatatttaaaaaaaaatttaaatcaggactaacattttaaaagggcgtaatatttaatatttgacCCTATGGAactgttagtcttgatttatttttttttgcaaatattgttttcgaaaagatcggaaaatgttacaaatgtttcattttttaacattgtaaatcggacctgcTGAGATATCTACGTCAAAAAATGGTGGCTTGTTGATGAGACTtggaaatcattaattttcatgttttaaaacctttgcatggcaatatctcagcaactgagggtcgtatcaacaaagttcaaaaagcaaaatataaagaattttctcagcttttcaaaatatttttttaaaagtgggcgaacatgtgcacttatttaaaaaaattaaaaactgcggctattctgaaaaaaagttacctaaaaatgtccttaacttgaaaacggtacactttatgaaaatttcactgaagtactttttgattgcaattttgattttacatcgaaaaattaagttgaaatttttttgcgacaaatatatcaaaatttctgaaaagttggcattttatgtcccctaaaacatatcaaaaaataaaaaaaatagtgttttttgcaaatcaagttttagtgacaaaaagttaaattaaaaatcaccatttttttaccgtgtatcatttttttcagtgtagtccgcatccatccctacaactttaccgaagacaccaaatcgattagaaaattccttcaaaagatacagaattttgaattttcatgcatcttttttgtatggacagctgccaaatttgtatgaaaaattatatggacaaactaatgatgcaaattggcttctttgagcataacgaaggcaccaaaaaagtttcagttggattaaaaaatacaaaaattaaaattcaaaaaaagaccgatttcgtagagaattgttcaaaaGCAAAACTGAAATTATAAATAGGGTAGAgcagtcatcaatgagacacggggaacaatgataaaatggctctcacaagacgtagtttcaaccaatcaggctcatatttgggggaaaggtgtgtctactagatacacgtctgccatgaTAGTGGCTGACGctcccttgtaaagttatgactaaaaattacattttcactCATAGactgccattaacacaaaaactaatatttctccaaatttctttcgtcatttcacagggcattagttgggctacaatgtcctttcattaggtttggccaaaatttaaaatatacccagaatccagggctgtctcattgttccccactcctttcagcccatgggtaacaatgagacactttgatttttcttcattaatcttttcaaaatctatggaaatctttcaaaacatgaattggaagtgaattttggcatatttagtgagtttgaacttcatttaatcaaaaatataaagtaatttggtaaaatatatggattttacaaaatttaaatactttttagtataactgttgttattaaaagtttcatgttggcaaaattgctctaaaatgttcaaggcaagtcacctgcaatggaacaatacaaaaacatgatgttttgctagaaaaatgttgattttcgtagagtgtctcattgttccccacctgtctcattgttcctgccaagtgcgtctacaatgagacagttgaataactctggctgtagaggtaggatcgatctcatattttggtcaatgttagaacacattaaaaaaaaagaaaatgcaacaaaaagctctttaaaacatgctaatgataaaaatacaaaaatcgttgaagtttaaaaaccaaaagtgtctcattgatgactaccctaccctacgttagaacagcaaaatttaattgcaaaatcataaaataatgtttcttacttaatatctattatttatatttatatattaatatattgaatattttatgatAAAATCTCCAAAATCTGTCGCAGGCCAGATAAAATAGCTAAATTGCTTTAAATTATGAATTTGAAatctattttgcaaaaaatccaagttttacatatcgtcgctgtcgtgctgtcttgtcgcatgtgcattttgggccaaattgaggtTAGAACGCCATTTTTTGcagctcacaaaaaaaaatcgatttcaatcctgagatattcaataaaaaccgaaaataaACTCCGTACATTATTTATTGACACATACTGacaattgctgtaagtgcgacaactggccaaagggtttcaggtcagaacgcgtttgacacacgtacatgcccgactaccgtaaacatttgtaactataacttgggactccggcaacaaaattcaacaaaaattcaggacaatgcacataatggtcaaacAAGCAAAAGgtgattgttgttgtttacattcCGTGCTCTTGTttggttaaaatgcattttttcttggaacTTCAAATGTCATGTGCGACAGGATAGCACGACAGCATTGAAATGGGCATGTCCTGTATGTTTAAATGCTCTTAAATGTATAAAGGAAAAATCTCAGGGTTAtctaattatttgaaaaaaaaaaaatgattcgcaAACAAAACtcaagaggcagtatttgtagattctgctcggtttgttctagaggtcgtatcgaggtgctccgatttggatgaaactttcagggtttgtttgtctatacatgagatgaactcatgccaaatatgagccctctacgacaaagggaagtggggtaaaacgggcattgaagtttgaggtccaaaaaacatgaaaaatcttaaaattgctcgcatttccgtaaaacttcatcaattccaactctcttagatgcattcgaatggtcttttgaagcccttcaaaatatGCTAtggacatccaggattggtttgactttttctcatagcttttgcaaattactgttaaaaatggatttttttaaaaccttaataacttttcccaacagcctccaacactcatactcctataggtcaaaagttagggaatttcatggactataagcctttggaaataactttttggccaatcgcagtttttctcatagttttacggtttttctagaacaaacattttacaacgttagtttttgccctgtagaccgagaagacggcactttttggtctcaattttgtcatattcggaatcctcggacaatttcacgtaagttagaagtattggagttgtaatatttctttaaaaaataattaaataaaacatttttgaaaaaagaaaaagatcttATTAACCCTATgaccaatacgtcaaatgctgtatcaagtaggcgaaaacctgttttacccccaatctaacaaattgttaaaaaatattttaattcattctaaacggcaatttttccaatcaaatttacaactccaatacttctaacttacgtgaaattgtccgaggattccgaatatgacaaaattgagaaaaaaaaatgccgctatggcggcctacagggcaaaaactaacgttgtaaaatgtttgttctagaaaaatcgtcaaactatgacaaaaactgcgattggccaaaaagttatttccaaaggcttatagtccatgaaattacctatcttttgacctataggagtatgagtgttggaggctgttgggaaaagttattaaggttttaaaaaaatccatttttaacagtaatttgcaaaagctatgagaaaaagtcaaaccaatcctggatgtctatagcacattttgaagggcttcaaaagaccattcgaatgcatctaagagagttggaattgatgaagttttacggaaatgcgagcaattttaagaattttcatgttttttggacctcaaacttcaatgcccgttttaccccacttccctttgtcgtatagggctcatatttggcatgagttcatctcatgtatagacaaacaaaccctgaaagtttcatccaaatcggagcacctcgatacgacctgtttcacatcggtgaaaaactcgctctcaACCTAATCATTTTTGGTTAAGCTAAATGAAAGGCATCACAAATTATTCCAAATTGAAGAATCATTCGGCAAACTACAAATCTAGAGTAATCTTTCAAAACAGCATATGAGTCATTTGTTTTCAATGCAGataggactttaaaaaaaattgatctagAAATAGGTAGCaataaaatattctaaatcAAACACCCAAACGAATAAATCAAAAACCGCTTTCTATTTTCACCTACACAGCttgtgagaaaaaaaactcccgaCCGCCTCACTAAAGATAAACTGTTCACTGCGGTGTACCTCCCATCATACCCCATAAAGTCAATTAGAACCCCGCGGTCGACCGCCCGGCAACTAGGCCACACCAATGTTTACTCGAGTAATAaaccacgaaaaaaaacatcaacatcagcATACACGGAGGAAAAAAACTTCCACTCTCGTCTTTCGCTCAGTTCTGCATCCAACTATGCTAAGCTAACTAAGTTAAAGCATGAATTACCAATTTTAACGCCTCATTTTCCATCTCTTTCCGTTCTACTTCCAGGTCGACTTTGGGGATGCTCCAATAGGTAGCTGGAATTCCTTCCCATCTCTCTGTCCCGCTTTCTGGTTCGTCAACGGTAGTCAAAACAAAAGccaggcacacacacacagcgcGTTTCGGTAGAAAGAATCATGATCTTCGCGAGCAACGCCCGATCGCCGCATCTTCCCGGGACATTGTCACAGGCAACGGAACGCGGAAAGCGACCACACTGAAAGAAGAACGCAAAAAATTGACACCTGTTGCAGCTctctcacacgcacacacaccgaACGCGTAGCGCCAACCCGACTCAACTTCGGCACAGCTGTCAGTGACGACGAAGCGACTTAACGCACAACAACGAGGAGGAAAGGCGAAAAGAAGAcacaacagaagaaaaaaacaacaaccgaAACTGGGGGAAGGCCAAGCGCTGAAGACGACGTCGACGACGCCGAAAAGGAAAGGTGGAACAATTACCCCCGGGGCATTAATCTGCTCTCGCAGCAGCAGCTCGTCAGTATCGATTCGGAGTCCGCGCGAACCGGAGCCCACACGAAACAAGatcgcgcgcgcgcgcgagCAAAACAAAAGAAACGCTGAAGAAGATACCGCGCACATAACCTCGTTTCGCGAGACGAGCACCCTCTCGGGTGCAGATTATGTAAATGATCATCGGTTGCTTGATTCGAGCCCATTGTGCGCCAGGTCTCGTCTCAACAGCAGCTCGCTGGTTCTGAACGTCGACGGCGACGAGCGTGAAAGTGTTGGAGAAGCCGGTTCGGGAGAGCGAGCGAGCGAGAATCGCTCGGAGAGCGAGAACAATCTCCCGCAGATACCGCGTTGAGCTTAATCTTATCACAAAAATTGCGCCGAACTAGTGCGCGCCGAGAACCGTCCGATTTCGCAAGTGTGCCCGCGTTGATCTGCCCGAGTCTTGtcggaaaattaaagttttgttagtttgttgGCCACGTGACGGGAGAGACGGTGTCGTGGCTGAAGAGTGTCTCGGATGACAGCTCAGCACGAATCGTGGCGTGGCGTTGTTTTGGTTTGCCTGAGCAGTGAAGGATCCAAAACAAGTGCTGAGTGAAATGTGCTGAGTTCGGTGGAACCAAAGTGCATAAACAGCATAAGTGAAGCGCGCGGTCAGTGATAGTGAGTGAGTGTGCGCGAAAAACTTTCCAGATTAGAAGATGTTTTCGAGGCGAAGAGGGCAGTGATCTGCGAAGGGAAGTGATAAGGGTTTGGCGAAGGTTAGCGTGATCGTGATCGCGTTCAGGGATCATTCGGTGATCGGTGTTTGCGGCGACAGGATGTACTGGATACGGTCGAAGAAGTTGAAGGAGCGGCTGGCGCTAGGCTTCGGTGCCTCGCTGGTGCTCTTCACGCTGCTGCTAGTGATCGACCTGCAGATGGACCTGGGAGTGTCCCGGGGGGAATTTATTCCGTCGCACGGGCGGGTGCGGTTCGCGAGTGAAGACGACAAGAGTGGGATCTACAACGAGTTCCACCGGAAATATCTTGCCAAAAGTAATGCGTCCGGGTCGAAGGAGTACCTGACGACGAATCCACACACGCGCGGTCGGACTGACACTTCGGGGGCGGGCTACCCGAGCAAACAGGTGACCACGGCGCCACCGCACGATCGGTTCAAGGACTTGACGGCGCTGGTTGTGGCACCGAAGAACCGGCGAAATCCGCAATTTTACGAACGGATTGTTGTGAAGGAAGATCAAAGTGACGACGAGAATCCGACGCTGGCGGAGATGCTTGACCTTCGAGTGAGTCCAAATGCGACCAATTTGGAGCGATTCCAACTGTCCATTACCAAGAACGAGTTGTACGCCAAGAGCGACAAGCTCGTCGATGCCGTGATACAGGACATGGTGAGCATGCCGATCAAGCACGTCGTGCAGAAGGAGGGTGGCACCCAGATCAAGCTGATCATTGAATATCCAAACGATATTCATGCACTGTTCAAGCCGATGCGCTTCCCCCGAGAGCAGCAAACGCTGCCGAACCATTTCTACTTTACCGACTACGAACGACACAACGCCGAGATCGCGGCCTTCCACCTCGACCGGATCATGGGCTTCCGGCGGGCAATGCCCGTCACCGGCCGAATCCTCAACATTACCACCGAGATCGAGCGGGTGTGTGACGACAACCTGCTGAAGACGTTCTTCATCTCGCCAGCACGCAACAAGTGCTTCCACGGCAAGTGTTCCTACTATTGTGATACGTCGCACGCGATCTGCGGCAGCCCGGACACGCTGGAGGGATCCTTCGCGGCGTTCCTCCCAACCCAGGCGGACACCCAGCGCAAGGTGTGGCGTCACCCGTGGCGACGATCGTACCACAAGCGCAGGAAGGCCCAGTGGGAAACCGATCCGGACTACTGCGCCATGGTGCGGGACATTCCCCCGTACGACGAGGACAGGCGCCTCCTAGACCTGATGGACATGTCCGTGTTCGACTTTCTCACCGGCAACATGGACCGTCACCACTACGAAACGTTCAAGATCTTCGGCAACGACACGTTCCCGATTCATCTGGACCACGGTCGAGGCTTCGGGCGACCCTTCCACGATGAACTCTCCATCCTGGCACCCCTCCTGCAGTGCTGCCTCATCCGATCGACCACCCTAGAGACCCTGCTACTCTTCCACAACGGGCCCAAATCCCTGTCGGAGCAACTGCGCGACTCGATGGCCAACGACCCGATCGTACCGGTCCTGTGGGAACCCCACATGGTCGCCCTCGACCGCCGGGTCGCCATCATCCTGCAAGCTATCCGGGACTGCGTCAAGAAGGCCTCCGAGGAGGAAGACTTTGACGCCGCCGGCCAGAACCACCTCGATCAGAGCTTCTCCTAGCAGATCAACCGTAACGGTGGCCAATACCGGCCAAGATTGTACATAGTCTaatcacgtgtgtgtgtgtgtgcgagcgcGTCGTCAATCGAGAGCAAAACTGAGAGTGAAAGAGTGAAGTGAAACGGGAGGATTGCCGACTTCCGTTAGTGATCATCGTGCGGCGGGACTGTTTGTTAGCTCATTACAAGGTTATTATCATAAAATGATAGCGGCGGGAGCGCGCGTGTGTGAGAAGagtgcgagagagagagaaagaggatCGCGCCCCAAATATCGCGGTTGTAAAGTTCTAACGTTTATTAGAGATAGACACGtctacatacatacatacatatatATATGGGTAACTGTGTATAGCAATTAGAGAAATTCACTGTGTGCGGATGATCCGGATGATCCGTTGCAATGAGAGGCCAAAGTTAAATATGAGAGCAAATCTATTATCCACCAACCCTGGAAGAGAGAACCTATTATTGACCCTGTCAGATATTTACGTTTTAAACGATTCTAGATGATATTAGATGTTCTTGTTTTTCTGTTAAGTTTTATCGTACCTTTCTCCCCCTTCTTCcctttaacaaaacaaaaaaaaaatattgcttcgACAACACGAAACGAAAACAATGCTCTTGAGCGGTGGTTGTCCCGAGCAGGTGGAGATAACAAAACTGCGGTCATGATTTGAAAGGAAAATAAGCAAATAATAACACAAAACATTGTCACATAAGATTTCTTTCCATCGATGATTTTGTacaatcaaaacataaaattaaacggaacattaaaataattggatcctcaaatataattttttttatattatttttcacaaCGAGCACAacgatattattttttacaacACACAAATTATCCTTATATCGtttttcacaacgataaagctaaaTTTTCTAAGTACTATGACCAGCCATGCCAAATATatagataaatctgtatttgacagatttttcgattacgaaaattccaaaaatttgtatatacagattttttaataatggttgtatttcaaaatttcaacaattcaatctgcttttaaaaatttgaaaatttcttctATGGCTTCGATTTTGACacgatacagataaaatacagatttatttttaagaaaatacagatctcccatAAAACAATCTGGCTACGTTGActatgaccctttgtacggattttcaaattaattttgaattattatatTCACGgccctttttgacagaaaaggaCCTAcctgacagctctttccaaaaGGACACAGTTGATCCATCGTAAAAAGTTttagttttgcataaaaaaagtgttcagaAATGGTTTATATGCGTGTTTTTGactgttgtacataaaaattgacatagggctttaggaccctattagtGATAAGTgcggaaaaaaacaagttttgcaacgatttgaataaaaaaagttttgcaaatccGGAAAAGCCTTTGAATTTACAACAGTCAAACTCCAAAACAGTAAAATGTTGTTCTActgttttttttggcaaaataacAAACtccattttttgtgtttgaaagttttaatgtATTCTTAGTTTGAAGTTTTGTTTTGCTCGTGACAGCCATTTCCAGATTTGTCAACCCcaacagaattttcaaaaattattatattGAGAAATGACAACAGTTCAGTTATTTGATAATGcttcaatttgattaaaaaggcttaattttgctattaaaagttaaaaagtttcaTCTTTGCTTCCGAATTTGGCATGATACAGACCAaatacagacttttttttaggaaaatacaGACCtcccataaaaatcaaaaataatctgGAATCGTTGGTTTGCGAGCGAACCGCCAACAAGTTTGTGAGTGTGGCAATCTGTCAAAAACGGATAGTGCGAATTTGTTTGTTCGTTGCTGTAGTGTAATAGTCAAATTTAGTCAATGTTGCCGTTTTACCATAAAAGTTAACGCAAAATTGAATCCGTAATTAATATTAATTCTCTCATCAGTTCACTTTGATAATTTTAGAAGTTGATTTCGGTTTAGATTTTGTGACAAGTTGTTCGCAAAAGCGAATGTTTGCCTAATTTTTATCCAGAATtagaaaatctgtaaaattgtAAGTACCTAAATagttaaaaatcaattattttttccaaaatcagttatttatcacgagaaaatttcagggtgatCACTCATTAGAgaaatcaaaatttgtcaaattagGCGATGAATTAAACAGAATTTTAAATACGCAGTTAGTTGTCAAAAAGTCGTGAGgattaaatgcatttttgaaaatatatttcagGCTTGAGAATTTTGTTTGAGGGACCTATTTAAAGAGTTCCTTTgctgttagtttaaaaaaaaatgtttagccaatttgaaattttcaattgaacaTATTATGATTATAACTAGATTGAATCATACTCAATTATCATGAGTAACCCTTAAAACAATtccattcaattttgaaaactattacaatttgtgatatttactcaaagaacattttaaggttttgaacGAGGTTTTGTGAAGGTTTGATTCTCATACAAATATTCTTACTGGGATAAACCGTGTAGACCATTATAACTAGAAATTTTATCtatcattcatattttttaagtagAGTATAAATTGTGTTAtgctcattttttgaaaatctggcaatgaTTCAAATTTTATCAGGAACTGCATTCGTTGTgaatattttcattttgaagcagtttatgaaattttgcttgcaaattataaaaatcaaagagCAAGTATATGATGTTCTGCAAGTGCTACAAAcagataaaattcaaaaatgggatttgtttaatttttatccaatttttaaggaatttaattGATTCTATAATTGAAAGTGCTAATAATTGAGATTTTGAAATTACGAGGAAAAATATAAGATTCAAAAATTGGATGGCTATCTAGTTAACTCTAAAATTTGATAGTTCGTGTGCCCAGTACATTAAAAAGCACCCAATTTGTTGCTTTTTCTCTGtcactgatttttttatgacaaaTCCTGATATGTGCCTTTTTTAACGCAACTGTGTTTTCATTTATTGATAGAAGTCATGATTTCCACAACTATAGattttacagatattttaaatcattttctgGCCTATCTTTCCACCTGTTCGGGAACGCACACACTCCACTCTTGTCTTGAGTGAGTAC from Culex pipiens pallens isolate TS unplaced genomic scaffold, TS_CPP_V2 Cpp_Un0002, whole genome shotgun sequence carries:
- the LOC120417430 gene encoding extracellular serine/threonine protein CG31145-like; its protein translation is MYWIRSKKLKERLALGFGASLVLFTLLLVIDLQMDLGVSRGEFIPSHGRVRFASEDDKSGIYNEFHRKYLAKSNASGSKEYLTTNPHTRGRTDTSGAGYPSKQVTTAPPHDRFKDLTALVVAPKNRRNPQFYERIVVKEDQSDDENPTLAEMLDLRVSPNATNLERFQLSITKNELYAKSDKLVDAVIQDMVSMPIKHVVQKEGGTQIKLIIEYPNDIHALFKPMRFPREQQTLPNHFYFTDYERHNAEIAAFHLDRIMGFRRAMPVTGRILNITTEIERVCDDNLLKTFFISPARNKCFHGKCSYYCDTSHAICGSPDTLEGSFAAFLPTQADTQRKVWRHPWRRSYHKRRKAQWETDPDYCAMVRDIPPYDEDRRLLDLMDMSVFDFLTGNMDRHHYETFKIFGNDTFPIHLDHGRGFGRPFHDELSILAPLLQCCLIRSTTLETLLLFHNGPKSLSEQLRDSMANDPIVPVLWEPHMVALDRRVAIILQAIRDCVKKASEEEDFDAAGQNHLDQSFS